GGCGAATGCCGCGGCGAGGGTGTCGCCGGAGAGATAGCCGGTGAAGGTGATCCACTCCCTGTCCATCCGTTCGCGCAGCTGAGCATACTGGGGGCCTTCGCCGACGAGCGCTAGGCGGGCGTCGGGGACCGTGCGGCGCACTTCCTCCATGATTCCGAGGGTGCGTTCGACATCTTTTTCAGCAGAGATCCGGCCGACGTAAGTGACGAGGGGCGCGTCGGGGTGGCCGTCGCTAAGCAAAGTGCGGGCCTCGAGAGAACGGCGGGAAGGGGAAAATCCCTCGGTGTCCACGGCCTTCGGCCACAGCTCGAGGTTGCTCAGGCCGTAGTCGGCGGCCTTCTCAAGCATCGGGGCCGAGGTGACCAAGTTCCGCTCGGCGCGATTGTGGAACAGCTGTAGGCCGAACTTAGCCAGCGGCCTCACCCAGGAAATACCGAGCCTGCGGGTGTACTCGGGGACGTCGGTGTGGAAGGAGGCGACCACCGGGATGCCTCTGCCGCGCGCGTACAGGGCGGAAAACCCCGCCGTCCACATTGGGTTGATGGCGTGGGCGACGTCGGGGCGGAACTCCGCGAGCGCGCGCGGCATGCGGGGGGAGGGCAGGCCGAAGTGGATCTCCGGGTAGACCGGCCA
This is a stretch of genomic DNA from Corynebacterium auris. It encodes these proteins:
- a CDS encoding glycosyltransferase family 4 protein translates to MRIAVFTEVFLPKIDGVVTRTSRTLEQLADMGHEVLVFATGNPPSEYAGFKVVSVPSLPFWPVYPEIHFGLPSPRMPRALAEFRPDVAHAINPMWTAGFSALYARGRGIPVVASFHTDVPEYTRRLGISWVRPLAKFGLQLFHNRAERNLVTSAPMLEKAADYGLSNLELWPKAVDTEGFSPSRRSLEARTLLSDGHPDAPLVTYVGRISAEKDVERTLGIMEEVRRTVPDARLALVGEGPQYAQLRERMDREWITFTGYLSGDTLAAAFASGDVFLFPSTTETLGFVALESFASGVPVVGACAGGVPFVINDGETGFLVDPQLPDSAWAERVVELLRDADTRDRMARAARQEAERWSWRASTEKLVEVYEAAVQAAAQRRTTTS